The following proteins are encoded in a genomic region of Candidatus Goldiibacteriota bacterium:
- a CDS encoding FAD-dependent thymidylate synthase, translated as MAVFVKLLSHTADGEKIAAIAGKLCYSSGGYNKITGTLTDETIASFINKINDLGHYSVLEHMSFSFIIEGVSRALTHQLVRHRIASYSQQSQRYVNESGFDYITPHTIENKPELKKQFDSMMETINAFYKSMTDAGIPKEDARYVLPNAAETKIVVTMNARELLHFFEKRCCNRAQWEIHEMADLMLEEAKIAAPLIFKNAGPGCVNGPCPEGKMACGKITEVRKKYNSDNKE; from the coding sequence ATGGCCGTGTTTGTTAAACTTCTGTCACATACAGCTGACGGCGAAAAAATAGCCGCCATAGCGGGAAAACTTTGTTATTCCAGCGGCGGCTATAATAAAATAACCGGAACACTTACCGATGAAACCATTGCTTCATTTATCAACAAAATAAATGACCTTGGCCATTACTCTGTCCTGGAACACATGTCTTTTAGTTTCATTATAGAAGGCGTGTCGCGCGCTTTGACACACCAGCTGGTGCGCCACAGAATCGCGTCCTATTCGCAGCAGAGCCAGCGTTATGTTAATGAATCCGGCTTTGACTACATCACACCCCACACCATAGAAAACAAACCCGAACTTAAAAAACAGTTTGATTCCATGATGGAAACCATTAATGCATTCTACAAATCCATGACTGACGCCGGCATTCCCAAAGAAGATGCCAGGTATGTGCTTCCCAACGCGGCAGAAACCAAGATAGTGGTTACCATGAACGCGCGCGAGCTTCTGCACTTCTTTGAGAAAAGGTGCTGCAACAGGGCACAGTGGGAAATTCACGAAATGGCGGATTTAATGCTTGAAGAAGCAAAAATAGCAGCTCCTTTGATATTTAAAAACGCCGGACCGGGCTGTGTAAACGGGCCGTGCCCGGAAGGCAAAATGGCCTGCGGTAAAATAACAGAAGTCAGAAAAAAATACAATTCTGACAATAAGGAATAA
- the rpmE gene encoding 50S ribosomal protein L31, which translates to MKQGIHPDYKTATVVCACGNSFETHSTAGDLKVEVCSNCHPFFTGVQKFLDTDGRVEKFKKRAAKSTKKEETKA; encoded by the coding sequence ATGAAACAGGGAATACACCCGGATTACAAAACAGCAACGGTTGTATGCGCATGCGGTAATTCATTTGAAACACACAGCACAGCGGGAGACTTGAAGGTGGAAGTTTGTTCTAACTGTCACCCTTTCTTTACAGGCGTTCAGAAGTTCCTTGATACTGACGGCAGGGTAGAGAAATTCAAGAAAAGGGCTGCAAAAAGCACAAAGAAAGAGGAAACAAAGGCTTAG